GCCCGTCGGCGTGACGACGTACTTCGGGGCGCGTTCCTCCTCGGAGTCGGCGTACTCCAGTTCGCTGTCCTCGAACTCGGCGGCGAACAGCCGGTGGGCGACCTCGCGCTGGCCCGGCCCGGAATCAACGCTCACGCACCCACCTCCGCGAGCAGCGCGCGGGCGCGCGCCTCGGGGGAGTCGTCGACCGCCTCGAACTCGCTCGTGTCGAGGTTCGCGCCGTACTCGTCGACGCTCAGCGACCCGCGCACCCGGTACTCGCGGCCGACGACCTCCTCGCGGATCGAGTCCGCGACGACCTCCTGGTCCATCACCTCGCGGGCCTGTGCCTTCGCGTCCTCGACGTCGCCGCCGTAGACCTCGTTCGTCAGCTCGGTGCCGAGGATCGCCGTCACGGAACCCGTGCCGTCGTCGAGGATCGCCTTCACGCGGAGGTCGTCGACCCCCTCGACCGCGCCGTGGCTGCGACACTGCCCTTTCTGGATCATCCGATTGCACTCCGGACAGCGCTGGATCAGCCCCGAGCCGTCCCGAACGGAGACGACGGTTCCGAGGAGTTCGACGTCGAACGCACCACCTCCAGCGACCGCCTCCCCGACGCCCTTCCGTGGGGCGCTCTCGGCCGTCTCCACCTCCCGGTCGAGGGCGCTCACCTCGGTGAACTCCGAACAGTTGATCGACGGCACCCCCCTGAACTCCCTGACGTAGACGTTCTCGAAGCGGAGCGAGGCGCCCTCCTCGATCTCGGCTCTCGGCTCCCAGTCTGTGAAGGGTAGTCTCGTGCTCTCGTCGCCGAGGACGCCCGAGAGGATCTCGGTCTCGCCGTCTCTGCCGTCGATGGTGCGCTCTTCGACCTCGATCACCCGCGCCTCGACGGCGAGGCCCCGATCGCCCGGTTCGACGTCCGCGAGCGCACTCTCGCCGCCGACCTCGTAGGGCACCGCCAGTTCCTCGTTCTTCGTCGCGACCGTCGTCGATTCCCCGAGGTTCAGCTCCGGGGAGCCGTCCCACTCCCGAACCGACGCGTTGCCGATACTGACGGTATCGCCCGGCGAGAGCCCGAACTCCTCCCAGGCGGTGAAGTCGATCGAACCGGTGGAATCGGCGAGCGTTCCTTCGGTGATCACGTGGTCCGATCCCTGGTAGCGGATCGACCGCTTCCCGGCGGTGAGGATGCGCGCCTCGACGGTCACGCTCGCGTCCCCGGTGGTGATCTCGCCGATCGACTTCGCGGTCGGTTCGGGACCCCCTCCCGACCCGCCGCCGTACTTCCGGCGGAGGCTCTGGACCGCCTCGTCGATCGGGACGCTGTACGCGACCAGGTTCTCCAGGTCGGCTCTGACCTCCTCTTTGTCGACACCGAGGTCGGAGGCGAGAGCCTCGGCGCGTTCTTCGACGCTCATCACGCCCCCTTTGCCGGGACGGGGTAAAAAGGGTCGCCCGGGGGATTCGAAAGTGGTTTTTTCCGCTCTCGCCCCTCCCCGATATGCACGTCGTCGTCAACGCCGCGACGAGCGCCGACGGGAAGCTCTCGACGGGCGAGCGCCGCCAGGTTCGGATCAGCGGCCCCGAGGATTTCGCCCGCGTCGAGAGGCTCCGCGCCGAGAGCGACGCCGTGATGGTCGGCGTCGGCACCGTCCTCGCGGACGACCCACGCCTCGGCCTCGACGAACCGAAACTGAGAGCGGAACGCGAGTCCCGCGGCGATCCCCCCGAGCCGGCCAGAGTCGTCGCCGACTCCCGCGCACGAATCCCAGCCGACGCGAGAATTCTGGACGGGAGTGCGACGACCTACCTCCTGGTGAGCGAGGGCGCTCCGGAGGAACGCCTCGCCGAACTCGATAGAGAGACAGTTCGGATCGTCCGCGCAGGAGGGGAACGTGTCGATCTTCGAGCCGCCCTCGCGGCGCTCGAAGCGGACGGCGTTCGGCGGGTGATGGTCGAAGGCGGCGGCGAACTACTCTTCTCGCTCTTTTCCGAGGACCTCGTCGACGAGCTCTCGCTCTACCTCGGCTCGCTCGTCATCGGCGGGCGCGACGCGCCGACGCTCGCCGACGGCGAGGGATTTCTCGATGAAGCCGAGTTCCCGGATCTCGCGCTCCGCGAGGTCTCCCGGGTCGACGACGGCGTGTTGCTCCGCTACGACGTCGAGTAGAGGGTGCGTGAACCGACGAGATCACTTCCGTTCGAGCCGGCTCAGCCCCTGCCAGATCGCGTCGACCAGCAGCTCCTCGCCCTCGCCGTCGGCGTCGTCCCAGCCGCGGGCGATGGCGTCCTCCAGGACGTCGAGGTCGTGGTTCTCGAAGTTGTTCACCCCGCGAAAACCCTCCAGCGCCTCGCGCTCGTCCTCGCCGAACTCGGTCGAAGACCCCTCGTAGTGGCCGAGGTCGGCGAGCACCGCCGTTACCGCCTCCGCACGGTCGCCCTCCAGCGATCGGGTCTCCTCCGGTGGCTCGCGCGCCAGCAGCGTCACGTCGTAGATCTTGAACACCCGTTCGAGTTCGTCGATCGGTTTCGGGGAATCGTCGACGCGGACGTCGATCCAGCGGTCGTTTTTGCCGTCGTACCCGCCACCCTCCCTCGCGACGTAGAGCGCCGCCGACTGCTCGCCCCGGGAGTCACCGCCGGCCTCGTTGCCCGCGTGGAGCGCCGCGATCAGTCGCTCGGGCAGGCCCCCTTCGCTTTCCTCGAACGTCTCGGCCATCGCTTCGAGCGTCTCCCGGTTCTCCAGGATGTTCCCCTGGACGGTGTAGTTCTCGCCCTGGACGTCGCCGGCGTAGTCGAGACACTCCTCGCCCGTGAACGCCGCGACCGACCCGTCGGCACCGACGATCCCGACCTGCCGACTCGCTCGCTCTTCGTCCTCGCTCGTGAGCCGCTCGACGACCGCCTCGGCGTCGTGGCCGTCGCGGAGCAAGTCGAGGCCGTCGGGCCCGTAGGCGACGTTCGCGTAGCTCTGGGTGGCGACCGCGCCGGCGTCGCTCGCGACGAACGGCACGACCGCGCCGACGGCGACGAACTTCGACTGGACGGCGACGCCGGCCGTCTCGGTGTCGGGGTCCCTGGCCGCGATCGAGAACGTGGATGGACGGACACGCATACGGGCTCTCGTGACCCTGGAGGCCTAACTGTTCAGTTCGAGGCAGCCCGGTCGCGATCACCGACGTTTTCTCCTCCCGCTTCGAGGAGCCACCGATGAGGGCACACGCCCCGGGGAGCGTGACCGGACTGTTCGCACCCGCGACCGACGAGGTCGGTCGCTCGCGCGGGGCGAGCGTCGCCATCGAGGACGGCGTCGTCGTGGATCTCACGCCCGAGGACGGGACCAGGGTCACCGTCGAGGGCGAGCCAGCGCCGTTCGAGCCGGTCGAGCGGGTCCTCTCGCTGCTCGAGGTGACCGCACGGGTGGACGTGCTCCCCGAGGTCCCGCTGGGTTGTGGCTTCGGCGCGAGCGGGGCGGCGACTCTCGCGACGGCGCTCGCGGCGAACGCAGAGTTCGACCTCGGCCACGAACGGGAGTCGCTCGTCGACGCGGCTCACCGCGCCGAGCGCGCCGCCGGGACCGGACAGGGCGACGTCTACGTCCAGGACCGGGGCGGACTGCTCTGGAGCGCGAACGGGGAGGTGAACCGACGCGAGGTCGACGAGGAGGTCGAGTACGCGAGCGCGGGCGGGATGAGCACGAAAGCGATGCTGGCGGATCGGGAGTTCACGCGTCTCGCGAGCGAGGTCGGGAAGGAACACCTCGACCGGCTCCCCGACCCGCCGACGCTTCGGGCGTTCGCCGAGCGCTCGCGCGCCTACCTGACCGAGGTGGGAATCGCGACACCGTTCGTCGAGCGAGAGCTCGAGCGGGTCGATCGGGACGGCGGCGTCGGGAGCATGGCGCTGTTCGGCGAGACGGTCTTCGCGGTCGGCGTCGACGGCGTCCTCTCGAACCGATCCGCGGTCGCGAACGAGGGCGCGCGACCGCTCGAGTGACGGCTCCTCCCGACCGTCGTTCGGACGGCCAACACGACCGAATACCACGCGGTTATACGTGTCGGCCGGAAACGACCGGATGATGGCAACGACGACGCGGAACCCGGAACTCACCGATGTGGGGGGGTTCCTCAGGCGCCTGGGGCCGACCTGGCTCGCGGGGGCGATCGCGGCCGGACCGGCGACGATGGCGAGCCTGCTCACCGCGGGCGCGAGCTTCGGCTACGCGCTGCTCTGGGTCGTGATCCTCTCGGCCGTCTTCGGCGCGCTCGGCCAGCACCTCGCCGCGCGGCTCGGCCTGTTCACCGAGGAGGGGATCGTCACGACGGTCGAAGAGCACCTGGGAGAACGCTGGGCGTGGGTGCTCGTCGCGGACGTGGTGCTCGCCGCGGGCCTCGCACAGTTGATCATCATGAAGACCGCCGCGGACACGAGCGCGGCGATCGCGGGCAGTATGGGACTCGCGACGCTCGCCGACCCGCGGATCTGGGGGGTCACCTGGGCGGTGATCCTCGCGGTCGGCCTCGCCGGCGGCGGCTACCGATTCGCCGAGATCGGCGCGAAACTGCTCGTCTCCGTAGTAGTGCTCGCCTTCCTCGCGACGGCGCTCGTCGTCCCGATCAGTCCGGCGGAGGCCGCCGGCGGTCTCGTTCCCGCGATCCCCTCGGGCGTCGGCGGCGCGCTCGTCGCCGCCGGCATCATGGGCGGGGCGGTCCACATCACACTGCTGACGATGCAGAGCTACACGATGCGAGCCCGTGACTGGACGAGAGAGGACAGGGACCTCGCCGCGTTCGACATCGGCACGTCGATGCTCGTGGCGTTCGGGATCTACAGCCTCGCGATCTTCCTCGTCGCCGCGAGCGTTCTCGAGGGGACGGTCGATCCTGCGGCCCTGACCGAGATCCAGGCCGCCGAGGCGCTCGGCCCGCTCGTCGGTGAGTACGCCACCTGGCTCTTCCTCTTCGGGTTGCTCGGCGCCGCCGTCTCGACGCTCGGGGGCAACACGGTCGTCCCGCCCTATCTGCTCGCCGACAAGCTCGACTGGGAGCTGTCGATCGAGGACGCCAGGTATCGGGGACTGCTCGCGGGCGTCGCGCTGCTCTCGGCGCTCGGCGGGTTCATCGAGGGTGCGGTCTTACCGTTACTGGTGCTCGTCCTCGCGTTCGGCCTCGTCGGGACGCCGTTCGCGCTCGTCGTTATCCTGGTGTTGCTGAACGACCGAGACGTCGTGCCCGAGGGGAACCCGCTCTGGGCGAACGCCGGCGGCGTCGTCCTCGTCGGGGTCGCGAGCGTGGTCGCCGGTTCGTTCGTCGCCGACGAACTCGCGACGGTCACCGAACCGCTCTCGGCGCTCGTCGTCGCCTTCGCGGCAGCGATGGCGCTCGCGACGCTCGCGCTCGTCGCCCGCGCGGTCGTTCGCTGAGGCCGGTCTCGCCGTCTCGCGTACCGACGCACACAGAGCCCATAGAGGCATAAGGGAGGCGCGTCTACCGCCTCTCAGTCGATGACGTCGTACACGGAGGTCGTTCGGGTCGTCCAGGAAGAGCTCTTCCCGTCGGTCGAGTCGATGCTGCTCGTGACGCTGCTGTTGATCGCCTCGGTCTTCCTCGCGGCCTGGGCGATCCGGGGGCTCGAACGCCCGCTGGAACGCCGCGTCGGCGACGGGCTCTCGGAGGCGATCCAGGCCTCGCTCCTGACGCTCTGGATCGCGCTCGTCACGATCGCGCTCACGGTCGTCTGGAACGTCACGGTGATCCTCGATCTGCTCGTCGACGCGATCCTCATCAACCGGGCGTACGCCGTCCTCTACCTCGTCACCGCGGCGATCCTCGTCACGACCTACCTGCTGATCAGGCTCGTCAACCGGTCGATCGACGAACTCGACGACGCGGGCGCGATCACCCGCCACCAGAGCGAGGTCGCCTACCACGTCGCCGACGCGGGGATCTTCCTCGCCGGGATCGGGCTGATCCTCACGATCTGGGGGGTGAACCTGACGAACCTGATCCTCGGTGCGGGCGTGCTCTCGGCCGTCCTCGGCCTCGCCGCCCAGAAGACGTTCTCCGCGATGATCGCCGGCTTCGTCCTGCTGTTCGCCCGGCCGTTCGTCGTCGGCGACTGGATCGCCGTCCACAGCGACGGCGGGGAACGGACCGGGGTCGTCGAGGACGTCACGATCCTCAACACGAAGGTCCAGACCTTTCGCGACCAGCACGTGCTGATCCCGAACGACGAGGTGACGAGTAACCAGCTGATCAACTACTCTAGGAACGACCGCCTCCGGATCGACATCGAGGTCGGCGTCGACTACGAGAGCGACCTCGAACGGGCGCAAGCGGCGCTCAGAGAGGGTCTCGCCGACGTCGACCTCGCCCAGGAGACGCCCTCGCCGCAGGTCGTCACCAAGCGGTTCGACGACTCGGCGATCGTCATCGAACTCCGATTCTGGATCGAAAACCCCTCGATGCGCCGGTCGTGGAAGGCGCGAACCGAGGCGATGGAGGGGATAAAGGAGTCGTTCGATCGGGAGGGGATCGTCATCCCGTTCTCACAGCACGTCCACTCCTTCAGGAACGGAGAGCAGCTGCTCGACGGAGATACGGCGAAAGAAACGAGTTCGGAGGTAAACTGAGCCGTCTTACATCCGGGCCTGGCCGGGTTCGATGTTGTCGACGGTGAGTGCGACGTCGAACGCGGGATCGTCGGCCACGTAGCCGATCGCCCACGCCGAGTAGACGGTTCCAGCCTCCAGCTCCACGGGCACGCCGAGCACCGCATCGTCGCGGTCGCCCGCCGCGTAGATGCAGAGGCGGTACTCGCCCTCGGGGACGTCGACGTAGCCGCCCTCGCCGAACGGTACGTCCTCGAACAGTGCGTCACCGGTCGCGGCGACCGTGATGTCGACGTTCGGGGCGTCCGGCGACGCGTGGAACGCGCGGACGCGCGCTTCGCCCTCGGCGGGGTCGGAGTTGTCGTCCTCGAGGACGACGACCTCGAACTCCTGGTTCTCGCCCTCGAGTTCGCCGATCGCCGCGATGGTGAACTCGCCCTCGGGCACGTCGACCTCCTCGTCGAACACCGACGTCTCGGGGTCGCCCGTCGCGGTCACCTCGATCTGGTAGCTGTCGGCCGGGAGCTCGAGGTAGCCGGTGACCTGCCCGAACGGCAGGCCCTCGATCACGAGGTCGCCGTCGACGTAGACGTCGACGTCCGGTGCGTCCGGCGAGAGGTGCGCGACGCTCACCAGCGCGTCGCCGCCCTCGTCGGCCCCGTCGTCCTCCATATCCTCCTCTTCCTCGTCGTCCATCTCCTCTTCTTCTTCCTCCTCCATCTCCTCGTCGTCATCGTCGTGGCTGTCCGCGGCCGCGTAGCCGCCCGCGAGTCCGACCACCGCGACGCCGCTGCCGATCTGTACGAATCGCCGTCTGGATAGGATGCCTTGCATCATGAGTATGTGCAACCTATAGTTGGTTCGACACGGTAGTGAACGCTGTACCCGACTAGTAGGGTATCAGCGATCGAGGAACTCGGAGACGAGCTTTCGTTCGGCCGCGCGGAGGTGCTGGTGGAACGTGGACCGGCCGATCCCCATCGACGCCGCGATGTCGTCGCCGGAGGTGGTCCTGTTCGCGTCGTAGTAGCCGCTCAGGAACGCCCGCTGGAGCGCCATCAGCTGTCTGTCGGTCAGCCGCTCCTCGAGCGTGTCCCGGTGTTCCTCCCTGGTCCGTGGCGGACGCTCGCGCTCGTGGTAGGCGACGAGATCGGCCCGATCGTAGGCGCCGGTGAGCCACGCGGCGATCGATCGGGGCGATCCCGGCACCGTCTCGACGGTGATGGTGGCCTCGCCCCCCGCGATCTCGATCGAGAGCGTCCGCGCACCCCGGTCGGCGAGCGCCTCGACGATCGAGGGCGAGGCGACGCGGAACTCGACGAGGCTCGTCTCGTCCTGCTCGGTCTGGAGCGTCGCCTCCAGGTCGTCCCTGTCGCGGGCGAAGGCAAGCACGCGCTCTGGGGGGATCCCCTCGACGGTGAAAAAGAGCGACTGCGTGCCGTCGGTTCCGGGCACCGAACCCTCGTACTGGAGACGACAGTCCGCTTCGGTCGAGAGCGCGACGAAGGGGAGCGCGTCGTCGGCCAGCACGAACTCGAGTTCGATCACGTTGTCGGCGGCGAGCACGCGGGCGTTCGCGGCCGCACTGAGCGTACCCGCGAGCGCACGCCCGATCGATTCGACGATCACCGCCTCCCGGTCGTCGAACGTCCCCTCCTCGTCGTCGTAGAGGACGAGGACGCCGTGTTCGAGGTCGGCGTGGACGAGCGGGACGACCGCGAGCGAGGAGAACGATCCGTCGGGTGCCGAGAACTCCGGATCTGCCCGTTCGAGGAACAGCCGTTCGCCGTCCGTGAGCGCGCGAGCGACCGGGTGATCGGGGTCGTCGACCCCGTCCGGTTTCTCCGATCCGGACCACGCCCGGGGATCGATCGCCCCGGTCCGCGCGTCCCGCTCGCCGATCCAGGCGGTCGCGTACGCGTCCGAGGCGGTGAGTCGTTCGCAGACGGCGCGCTCGACGTCCTCGCGTTCGGTCGCCCGGACGAGTATCCCCGTCACGTCGCCGAGGAGCCCACTGACACGGTCGAGCAGGTACGAGAGCGCCTCGCGCTCGCGAGAGACCTCCTCGACCCGGCGCTCGACCTCGGCCTCGGCCTCCTTCCGGGCGGTGACGTCGCTCTGGAAGCCGACGAAGTGGGTCAGTTCGTCCTCCCCGTCGAACAGCGGTGCGATCTCGACCCGGTTCCAGAACGGCTCGCCCCCCTTTCGGTAGTTGCGGAGTTCGACCGTGACCCCGTGGCCCGCCGCGATGGCCTCGCGCATCGCTCTGACCTTCCCGGGGTCGCTCTCCTCGCCCTGAAGGAACCGGCAGTTCGTCCCGAGCACCTCCTCTCTGGGGTAGCCAGTGATCCGCTCGAAGGCGTCGTTGACGTAGACAAGCGGGTTGTCCGGCTCGCGCGCGTCGGCGATCGTGACGCCGACCGGCGCGCGCTCGACCGCCCGCTCGACGACCGACGGGGAGTCCGTCGCGGAATCGATAATCGTCTCGACGTCGATCGACCCCTCCGCGAGTCGGTCGACGACCGACTCCGCGTCGGACTCCCCCTCACTCATACGGGATCTGACGGGTCGGACGACTTTGTTATGCGGAGGCTACACCCCATAGCGAGTCGGTACTCCGCTCAGTCGTCGGACTCCGCCAGCGCGGGCTCCGGGCTCTCGCCGACCGCGCGGTCGAGGTCGTCGAGGTACTCGTCGGCGTCGATCGCCGCCTTACAGCCCATCCCGCCCGCCGTGATCGCCTGCTGGTAGTGGAAGTCGACGACGTCGCCCGCGGCGAATATCCCCTCGACGTCGGTCCTCGTCTGGCCGCCGCCGGTGCCGTCGCGGGCTTTAATATACCCTTCAGAATCCATCTCGACGCCGGTGCCCTCCAGGAAGTCGGTGTTCGGCGTGTGGCCGATCGCGACGAAGAAGGCCGCGACGTCGAGGTCGAACTCCTCGGTCGCCGGATCGTCGGGCTTCGCCGTCGGGTGGCCGTCCGGGTGGCGGACGAGACTCACCGACTCGACGCCGGCCTCGGGCGAGCCGTGGATCTCCGTCACCTCGCTGTTCAGGACGAGTTCGATCTCGCCGGCCTCGACCTTCTCCTCGATGCGGTCGACCCAGTAGCCCTCCGCGCGGAACTCCTCCCTGCGGTGGACGAGGTAGACCTTCTCCGCGAACTTCGTGAGGAAGCTCGCCTCCTCGCAGGCGGCGTCGCCCCCGCCGACGACCACCATCTCCTCGTCCCGGAAGAAGGCCCCGTCACAGGTCGCACAGGTCGAGACGCCGTAGCCCATCAGCTCGTCCTCGCCCGGCACGCCCAGCGTGCGGGCGCTCGCCCCGCTCGCGACGACGAGCGCGTCGGTCGTGTAGATCGTCCCGTCGCGCAACTCGACGCGGAACGGCCGCGAGGAGGCGTCGACGTTCTCGATCACGCCGTGTTCCACCTCGGCCCCGAAGCGTTTCGCCTGTCGCTTCATCCGGTCGATCAACTCGGGTCCGCTGATCCCCTCCGGGAAGCCCGGGTAGTTCGCCACGTCGGTGGTGAGGGTGAGCTGGCCGCCGGGCTCGCCGCCCTCGATCACGAGCGGGTCGTTGTTCGCTCTTCCTGCATAAATCGCGGCGGTGAGCCCCGAGATACCGCTTCCCGCGACGATCATCCGTCGGTGCTCGCCACCGCCGCTCTCGATCCCGAGGAGGGCGTCCAGTTCGCCCGACTCGTCGAGTTCGGCGAGTTCGTCGTAGCCGCCGATCAGCTCGTCGTCGACGAAGATCTCGGGGACAGTCTTCCTGCCGTCGGCGCGCTCGGCCATCGCCTCCTTCGCCTCCTCGTCGCCCGTCACGTCGAGGAGCTCGTACTCGACGCCCTTCGCGTCGAGCAGCTCTTTCGCACGCTCGCAGTACGGACACTCATCGGCGGTGTAGACCTCGACGTGTGGCGTCTCGCTCATGTGAGCTATTGCTTCGGCCCGGACATTTAGCTTGCGTTCTCCGCGGTCACCGGTAGGTTTAGGGTGGCGGGACCGACGCCTCAGCTATGGCCGCCGACCTCGACGAGAAGACCGGGCGGTACGGACGCCTCCTGGCGGAAGCGCTCTCGGTGGCCGAACCGGCCAGCGGACGGGAGGAGGAGGCCGCCGAGTGTCTCGAAATGGCGAGGTCGTACCTCGAGGACGGCGGACACTTCCGGGAGGCGGGCGATCCGGTGAACGCGCTCGCGGCCTTCTCCTACGGCCACGGCTGGCTCGACGCCGGCGCTCGCCTCGGAGTACTCGACGTCCCCACGGGCAGCGAGCTATTCACGAACTGATACGGTAGCTGTCCGAGCGTTCAGGTGCTCGCTGGGAGAGCGGTGGACGATTGAGGTCGCTCCGGTACGTTGCTGACCGGCACACGCGAGGGTCGGAAACCGCGGCCGGTTCCGTGCGATCGAGGAGGCACTCACCGTCGACGAGGTGCCTCGAACGGGCCGACCCGTTCGTCGTCAGCTGACACGACCGGCCGAAACCGATAGACTGCGCCAGCGCCGATCTGTCCATCGCGCAGTTTGTTCACGAACTATAACCCGAAATGAACAGAAAGCTTTAAGAGGGTTTCGGTCTTACCTGTAGTTAGGAAGCATCGCCTCCGGGATCTTTGAGCACCATTCTCCCCGGACAATCGTACCGCTGACGAGACACCTGAAATGAACGAAACACTGAGAACCCGTACTGACGAGTCGCGCACCGACGAACGAACGACAGAGGAGGAGGAGACGAACTGCCCGGAGTGTGGCGGGAGACTCGTCTCCGACAGCGAACACGCCGAGACGGTCTGTGCCGACTGTGGGCTGGTCGTCGAGTCGGACGAGATCGACCGCGGCCCCGAGTGGCGCGCGTTCGACGCGAGCGAACGCGACCAGAAGTCCCGCGTCGGCGCCCCGACGACGAACATGATGCACGACCGTGGACTCTCGACGAACATCGGCTGGCAGGACAAAGACGCCTACGGCAACTCGCTCTCGAACCGCCAGCGCCAGAAGATGCAGCGCCTCCGCACCTGGAACGAGCGCTTTCGAACCCGGGACTCGAAGGAGCGCAACCTGAAGCAGGCGCTCGGCGAGATCGACCGGATGGCGAGCGCACTCGGCCTCCCGGAGAACGTCCGCGAGACCGCGTCGGTGATCTACCGCCGCGCGCTCGAGGAGGACCTCCTCCCCGGACGGTCGATCGAGGGCGTCGCCACCGCGGCGCTGTACGCCGCTGCCCGGCAGGCGGGCACTCCGCGCTCGCTCGACGAGATTGAGGCCGTCTCCCGGATCGACCGGATGGAGCTGACCCGGACCTACCGCTACGTGGTCCGCCAGCTCGGCCTCGAGGTGAAACCCGCCGACCCAGAGAGCTACGTCCCGCGCTTTGCGAGCGAGCTCGACCTCTCCGACGAGGCCGAACACCGCGCCCGCGAACTGCTGCGCGACGCGAAACAGGCCGGCGTCCACTCGGGCAAGAGCCCGGTCGGTCTCGCGGCCGCGTCGGTCTACGCCGCCGCGCTGCTCACCAACGAGAAGGTCACCCAGGCCGAGGTGAGCGACGTCGCGAACATCTCCGAGGTGACGATCAGAAACCGGTACAAGGAGCTGCTCGAGGCCGACGAGGCCGACGCCGGCTCGGCCGTCGCGAGCGCGACGAACTGAGCTCCGGCGATCGGTCTCTCCGTCTCGTCTCCGGTATGGCGATATTTTTAGCGGGTAATTCATTCTTAGTGACTACCTAGAACGCGGTCGAGACGGCTCAGTGAGCGTGTTAACGCGACTCAGGATACTACTATATCCCCTGACCCGTTATGGACGAGTGCTCATGAAGAAGCAGGAGCTCATCCACCTTCACGGCCTGCTCGCAGAGGTATCGAACTACTACGAGGACAGGAGCGGATCAATCGACCTCTCCGCGTACGAGGAGCTTAGCGTACGGCCGACATCGATTCACAAGTCGAAAACGGAGCACAAGCGCGCCGTGTTCGCGCTCGCCTCCGGCATCACCAGCGACGTCGAGACGGCCGAGACCGAAGCCGTCGCGCCGCGAGCCGACTGAGGATACTTCCCGACCTCGAACCCGGTCCCGTGAGCGGCGCGGCGGTCACTCGAGGAGGTCTTCGAACTCGGGGAGGATGTCCCCGTTCTCGTCGTCCGATCGATCCGAATTTCCGTCCGCTCCCGATCCGTCGCTCGCCGTCTCGGTTTCCCCCGTCTCGCTTCCGTCGTCGTCCTCGTCTCCCTCGTCGTCCTCGTCGGTCTCGAGCACGACGACGTCGAGGACTTCGAGGGGGATGTTCTCGAGGCGCTGGCCGATCTCCTTTCTCGCGATTCGCGAGGCGTGTTCCTCGCGTTCGACGTTGAACACCGTCATCTCCAGTTCGAGCGCGACAAGTGCCTCGTCCGCGACGATGAACGCCGGCTCCAGCTGCTCGCCGCTCGGCGAGGTCCGCTCACCCATCGAGATCTCGACGTAGTTGAGGTCG
This region of Halalkalicoccus sp. CGA53 genomic DNA includes:
- a CDS encoding UPF0058 family protein; translation: MKKQELIHLHGLLAEVSNYYEDRSGSIDLSAYEELSVRPTSIHKSKTEHKRAVFALASGITSDVETAETEAVAPRAD
- a CDS encoding bacterio-opsin activator domain-containing protein, with amino-acid sequence MSEGESDAESVVDRLAEGSIDVETIIDSATDSPSVVERAVERAPVGVTIADAREPDNPLVYVNDAFERITGYPREEVLGTNCRFLQGEESDPGKVRAMREAIAAGHGVTVELRNYRKGGEPFWNRVEIAPLFDGEDELTHFVGFQSDVTARKEAEAEVERRVEEVSREREALSYLLDRVSGLLGDVTGILVRATEREDVERAVCERLTASDAYATAWIGERDARTGAIDPRAWSGSEKPDGVDDPDHPVARALTDGERLFLERADPEFSAPDGSFSSLAVVPLVHADLEHGVLVLYDDEEGTFDDREAVIVESIGRALAGTLSAAANARVLAADNVIELEFVLADDALPFVALSTEADCRLQYEGSVPGTDGTQSLFFTVEGIPPERVLAFARDRDDLEATLQTEQDETSLVEFRVASPSIVEALADRGARTLSIEIAGGEATITVETVPGSPRSIAAWLTGAYDRADLVAYHERERPPRTREEHRDTLEERLTDRQLMALQRAFLSGYYDANRTTSGDDIAASMGIGRSTFHQHLRAAERKLVSEFLDR
- the trxB gene encoding thioredoxin-disulfide reductase: MSETPHVEVYTADECPYCERAKELLDAKGVEYELLDVTGDEEAKEAMAERADGRKTVPEIFVDDELIGGYDELAELDESGELDALLGIESGGGEHRRMIVAGSGISGLTAAIYAGRANNDPLVIEGGEPGGQLTLTTDVANYPGFPEGISGPELIDRMKRQAKRFGAEVEHGVIENVDASSRPFRVELRDGTIYTTDALVVASGASARTLGVPGEDELMGYGVSTCATCDGAFFRDEEMVVVGGGDAACEEASFLTKFAEKVYLVHRREEFRAEGYWVDRIEEKVEAGEIELVLNSEVTEIHGSPEAGVESVSLVRHPDGHPTAKPDDPATEEFDLDVAAFFVAIGHTPNTDFLEGTGVEMDSEGYIKARDGTGGGQTRTDVEGIFAAGDVVDFHYQQAITAGGMGCKAAIDADEYLDDLDRAVGESPEPALAESDD
- a CDS encoding DUF555 domain-containing protein, which gives rise to MDCRVVVEAAVPVYDVKTADEAVRIAISKTGAMLNPDLNYVEISMGERTSPSGEQLEPAFIVADEALVALELEMTVFNVEREEHASRIARKEIGQRLENIPLEVLDVVVLETDEDDEGDEDDDGSETGETETASDGSGADGNSDRSDDENGDILPEFEDLLE
- a CDS encoding DUF357 domain-containing protein yields the protein MAADLDEKTGRYGRLLAEALSVAEPASGREEEAAECLEMARSYLEDGGHFREAGDPVNALAAFSYGHGWLDAGARLGVLDVPTGSELFTN
- a CDS encoding transcription initiation factor IIB, coding for MNETLRTRTDESRTDERTTEEEETNCPECGGRLVSDSEHAETVCADCGLVVESDEIDRGPEWRAFDASERDQKSRVGAPTTNMMHDRGLSTNIGWQDKDAYGNSLSNRQRQKMQRLRTWNERFRTRDSKERNLKQALGEIDRMASALGLPENVRETASVIYRRALEEDLLPGRSIEGVATAALYAAARQAGTPRSLDEIEAVSRIDRMELTRTYRYVVRQLGLEVKPADPESYVPRFASELDLSDEAEHRARELLRDAKQAGVHSGKSPVGLAAASVYAAALLTNEKVTQAEVSDVANISEVTIRNRYKELLEADEADAGSAVASATN